A genomic segment from Thermodesulfobacteriota bacterium encodes:
- a CDS encoding radical SAM protein → MTPEKENCIYGPVPSRRLGRSLGIDLLPAKICSYDCIYCQLGRTAAATIRRRPFRNAADVLTQVKKVLAGGVTADCLTIAGSGEPTLNSDIGKVIRGIKEATPLPVAVLTNGSLLSDEDVRDALMAADIVVPSLDAYNAALFEKINRPHKTIGFDRMVEGLVDFSRAFPGRLWLEIFIMDGINAAPEDAAGFKPLVDRIAPTDVYINTAVRPPADSSVRQVSEETVDFFYQALGVSRQRDTVFSARAGDQAGDIAPAILEMAARRPVTLEDMAAGLATPIEKIRRTVKELIAGNRLDAVKKNASVYYRVPIA, encoded by the coding sequence ATGACACCCGAAAAGGAAAACTGCATATATGGTCCGGTGCCGTCACGGCGCCTGGGGCGTTCCCTGGGCATCGATCTGCTCCCGGCCAAAATCTGCTCCTATGACTGCATCTACTGCCAGCTCGGCAGAACGGCCGCCGCCACGATCAGGAGACGGCCTTTTCGAAACGCGGCCGACGTCCTGACACAGGTAAAAAAGGTACTGGCCGGCGGGGTTACGGCAGACTGCCTTACCATCGCCGGGTCGGGAGAACCGACCTTGAACAGTGACATCGGCAAGGTTATCCGGGGCATAAAAGAGGCAACCCCCCTGCCGGTGGCGGTATTGACCAACGGTTCCCTTTTGTCTGATGAGGATGTCCGTGACGCCCTGATGGCGGCCGATATTGTGGTGCCGTCACTTGACGCGTATAACGCGGCCCTGTTTGAAAAGATCAACCGGCCGCACAAAACCATCGGGTTTGACCGGATGGTCGAAGGGTTGGTCGACTTTTCCCGCGCCTTTCCCGGCCGGCTGTGGCTGGAAATATTCATCATGGACGGTATCAACGCCGCTCCGGAAGATGCCGCCGGATTCAAGCCGCTGGTGGACCGGATCGCGCCGACGGATGTTTATATCAACACCGCCGTCCGGCCGCCGGCGGACTCCTCCGTAAGGCAGGTCAGCGAGGAAACGGTCGACTTTTTTTACCAGGCGCTGGGGGTCAGCCGGCAACGGGACACGGTCTTTTCCGCCCGGGCAGGCGACCAGGCCGGAGATATCGCACCGGCCATTCTTGAAATGGCGGCCAGAAGACCGGTCACCCTGGAAGACATGGCAGCGGGCCTGGCGACGCCGATAGAAAAAATCCGCCGGACAGTAAAGGAACTGATTGCCGGCAACCGCCTTGATGCAGTTAAAAAAAATGCCTCTGTTTACTACCGCG